The proteins below come from a single Acidovorax sp. NCPPB 4044 genomic window:
- a CDS encoding ATP-binding protein, which translates to MDRLSARAPHSLRARLLCFLLIAIACAAVLQFGIAYRSALAESDAIFDYHMQQMAMALRPGVPAVPEGAPGPLVHEDENTEFVVQIWSADGLRVFESAVGAALPQRAVLGFSNVRAHGTTYRVFSVQTSTQVIQVAQDMAARRAMARGLAWGTAGPIALLAPLLALAVWWAVSGSLAPVERVRRQLAKRQADDLSPVTAGALPDEVRPMVDELNLLFERVRRAFEAQQHFVADAAHELRSPLAALKLQLQGLQRAGSEEARALAAVRLAAGIDRATRLVEQLLALARQEASAAAGTPPAPVALADLARQAVADATPAAQQQGIDLGLATADGAPVRGYAEALRILLRNLVDNAVKYTPAGGVVDVHVRALAGAQGTGAVELVVEDSGPGIGEDDRERVLGRFYRAPAAGGAVPVAGSGLGLAIVQSIARLHGAEVALDASPRLGGLRVAVRFAAAPPEALAGAPAPEAGA; encoded by the coding sequence ATGGACCGGCTTTCCGCGCGCGCGCCGCATTCGCTGCGCGCGCGGCTGCTGTGCTTCCTGCTGATCGCCATCGCCTGCGCGGCGGTGCTGCAGTTCGGCATCGCCTACCGCTCCGCGCTGGCCGAGTCCGACGCGATCTTCGACTACCACATGCAGCAGATGGCCATGGCGCTGCGCCCGGGCGTGCCCGCCGTGCCCGAGGGCGCGCCCGGCCCGCTGGTGCACGAGGACGAGAACACCGAGTTCGTGGTGCAGATCTGGTCGGCCGACGGGCTGCGCGTGTTCGAGTCGGCCGTGGGCGCGGCGCTGCCGCAGCGCGCGGTGCTGGGGTTCTCGAACGTGCGCGCGCACGGCACCACCTACCGCGTGTTCTCGGTGCAGACCAGCACGCAGGTGATCCAGGTCGCCCAGGACATGGCCGCGCGCCGCGCGATGGCGCGCGGGCTGGCCTGGGGCACGGCCGGGCCGATCGCGCTGCTGGCGCCGCTGCTGGCGCTGGCCGTGTGGTGGGCCGTGAGCGGCTCGCTCGCGCCGGTGGAGCGCGTGCGCCGGCAGCTGGCGAAGCGGCAGGCCGACGACCTCTCGCCCGTGACCGCAGGCGCGCTGCCCGACGAGGTGCGGCCGATGGTGGACGAGCTGAACCTGCTGTTCGAGCGCGTGCGCCGCGCCTTCGAGGCGCAGCAGCATTTCGTGGCGGACGCCGCGCACGAGCTGCGCTCGCCGCTGGCGGCGCTCAAGCTGCAGCTGCAGGGTTTGCAGCGCGCGGGCAGCGAGGAGGCGCGCGCGCTGGCCGCGGTGCGGCTGGCGGCCGGCATCGACCGGGCCACGCGGCTCGTGGAGCAGTTGCTGGCGCTGGCGCGCCAGGAGGCGAGTGCCGCCGCCGGCACGCCGCCCGCCCCCGTGGCGCTGGCCGACCTGGCCCGCCAGGCCGTGGCCGATGCCACGCCGGCGGCGCAGCAGCAGGGCATCGACCTGGGCCTGGCCACGGCCGACGGCGCGCCGGTGAGGGGCTATGCGGAGGCGCTGCGCATCCTGCTGCGCAACCTGGTGGACAACGCGGTCAAGTACACGCCGGCGGGCGGCGTGGTGGACGTGCACGTGCGCGCCCTGGCCGGCGCGCAGGGCACGGGCGCCGTGGAACTGGTGGTGGAAGACAGCGGCCCGGGCATCGGCGAGGACGACCGCGAGCGCGTGCTGGGCCGCTTCTACCGCGCCCCCGCGGCCGGGGGCGCCGTGCCGGTGGCGGGCAGCGGCCTGGGGCTGGCCATCGTGCAGTCGATCGCGCGGCTGCACGGCGCCGAGGTGGCGCTGGATGCGTCGCCGCGCCTGGGCGGGCTGCGCGTGGCGGTGCGGTTCGCGGCGGCGCCGCCGGAGGCCCTTGCGGGCGCGCCCGCGCCGGAGGCCGGCGCTTGA
- a CDS encoding phospholipase D-like domain-containing protein, translating to MTRFALLSGLGHAVFVAVGLLIYVMGTRIGRQRRHPSAAVAWVLAIVAFPYAAVPLFLMFGSRKFVRPVRRTVSVLAAEPPDAVAAPLPVPGPAWATRLLAGLELAPPVRNARIGFHGQGPQALEALLATMASARHSLDVCTFVFGDDAVGERVAQALRDAAARGVAVRLLLDAVGSLGMPAGLRRSLKDGGVQVRRFMPLLHNPMRGHTNLRNHRKLVVADGERLWSGGRNLACEYFMDRPRLPAWVDLSYEIDGPLALQAAAQFSADWQAASGRMARAVLPRPLPAGPADGAPAQWVPSGPDHADDTVHSLLLAGAFHAQESIVAVTPYFVPDDALLDAWCLACRRGVRVRLLVPARSNHRLADWARARALRELAQAGAEVWLAPGMVHAKAVVIDADLALSGSLNLDARSLFLNYEAMTAFYGPAEVQWLAGWCDAQIARAQRFHARRPSWARDIAEGVVRAVGFQL from the coding sequence TTGACGCGCTTCGCGCTCCTCTCGGGCCTCGGGCATGCGGTGTTCGTGGCCGTGGGGCTGCTGATCTACGTGATGGGCACGCGCATCGGCCGGCAGCGCCGCCACCCGTCCGCGGCGGTGGCCTGGGTGCTGGCGATCGTGGCGTTCCCGTATGCGGCGGTGCCGCTCTTTTTGATGTTCGGCTCGCGCAAGTTCGTGCGGCCCGTGCGGCGCACCGTGAGCGTGCTGGCGGCGGAGCCGCCGGATGCGGTGGCGGCGCCGCTGCCCGTGCCGGGCCCGGCCTGGGCCACGCGGCTGCTCGCGGGCCTGGAGCTGGCGCCGCCCGTGCGCAATGCGCGCATCGGCTTCCACGGCCAGGGGCCGCAGGCGCTGGAGGCGCTGCTGGCCACCATGGCGTCGGCGCGCCACAGCCTGGACGTGTGCACCTTCGTGTTCGGCGACGACGCGGTGGGCGAGCGCGTGGCGCAGGCGCTGCGCGACGCCGCGGCCCGGGGCGTGGCCGTGCGGCTGCTGCTCGACGCGGTGGGCAGCCTGGGCATGCCCGCGGGGCTGCGGCGCTCGCTCAAGGACGGCGGCGTGCAGGTGCGCCGATTCATGCCGCTGCTGCACAACCCGATGCGCGGCCACACCAACCTGCGCAACCACCGCAAGCTGGTGGTGGCCGATGGCGAGCGCCTCTGGAGCGGGGGCCGCAACCTGGCCTGCGAATACTTCATGGACCGGCCGCGCCTGCCGGCCTGGGTGGACCTGAGCTACGAGATCGACGGGCCGCTCGCGCTGCAGGCCGCCGCGCAGTTCTCCGCCGACTGGCAGGCCGCGAGCGGGCGCATGGCGCGTGCCGTGCTGCCGCGCCCGCTGCCGGCCGGCCCGGCGGATGGCGCCCCGGCCCAGTGGGTGCCCAGCGGGCCGGACCATGCGGACGACACGGTGCATTCGCTGCTGCTGGCGGGCGCCTTCCACGCGCAGGAGAGCATCGTGGCGGTGACGCCGTATTTCGTGCCCGACGATGCGCTGCTCGATGCGTGGTGCCTGGCCTGCCGGCGCGGCGTGCGCGTGCGGCTGCTGGTGCCCGCGCGCTCCAACCACCGGCTGGCCGACTGGGCGCGCGCCCGGGCGCTGCGCGAGCTGGCGCAGGCCGGCGCCGAGGTGTGGCTGGCGCCCGGTATGGTGCATGCCAAGGCGGTGGTGATCGACGCCGACCTGGCGCTGTCGGGCTCGCTGAACCTCGACGCGCGCAGCCTGTTCCTCAACTACGAGGCGATGACGGCCTTCTATGGGCCGGCCGAGGTGCAGTGGCTTGCCGGCTGGTGCGATGCGCAGATCGCGCGGGCACAGCGCTTCCACGCCCGCCGGCCTTCCTGGGCGCGCGACATCGCGGAGGGCGTGGTGCGCGCGGTGGGGTTCCAGCTGTGA
- a CDS encoding PepSY domain-containing protein: MARLWPAPRRALYLTHRWLGVAMCAFFAMWFASGMVMMYVGYPQLTDAERLAHLPPLRAGTALLPPAEALARSGLAGLHGLEDLRLAVASGGRPVYLARGAGTGPRGAAVVVDAATGEALRTVDQARALASARAWSGPGAPEPSYGGTLQEDAFTHSRALDAHRPLHRVRLADAAGTVLYVSGTTGEVVRDASRTERAWNYAGAWIHWLYPLRGTALDPYWSTVVDTLSIAGVAAALAGTVAGLLRWRFRGRYRSGARSPYAPGAMRWHHVLGLLFAAATIAWIFSGLMSMNPWRLFDSGAPPLRTEAYRGAAPALPAGAAAPLPALLAGGGPGLRELRWVRAAGRTLVLAYGASPQAMHIADAATGAPAVLEARALQDAIARLVAAPLLRVERIERYDLYHYARAEHTMTGGPARPLPVLRAVFADAHATWVHVDPATGLVLGRLDAHRRASRWLFALLHSWDWAPLLERRPLWDALLLAGSLGGLALSLTGVAIGVRRLRRMHRTRRESKTNRPHAAGFIE; encoded by the coding sequence ATGGCACGCCTCTGGCCCGCGCCCCGCCGCGCGCTCTACCTCACCCACCGCTGGCTGGGCGTGGCGATGTGCGCCTTCTTCGCGATGTGGTTCGCCTCCGGCATGGTGATGATGTACGTGGGCTACCCGCAGCTCACCGACGCCGAGCGCCTGGCCCACCTGCCGCCGCTGCGCGCGGGCACCGCGCTGCTGCCGCCCGCCGAGGCGCTGGCGCGCTCCGGGCTGGCCGGCCTGCACGGCCTGGAAGACCTGCGCCTGGCCGTGGCGAGCGGCGGCCGCCCGGTGTACCTGGCGCGCGGTGCGGGCACCGGCCCGCGCGGCGCCGCCGTGGTGGTGGATGCGGCCACCGGCGAGGCGCTGCGCACGGTGGACCAGGCCCGCGCGCTGGCGAGCGCCCGCGCATGGAGCGGCCCGGGTGCGCCGGAGCCGTCGTACGGCGGCACGCTGCAGGAGGACGCGTTCACCCACTCGCGCGCGCTCGATGCGCACCGCCCGCTGCACCGCGTGCGGCTGGCGGACGCGGCCGGCACCGTGCTCTACGTCTCCGGCACCACTGGCGAGGTGGTGCGCGACGCGAGCCGCACCGAGCGCGCCTGGAACTACGCGGGCGCCTGGATCCACTGGCTCTACCCGCTGCGCGGCACGGCGCTGGACCCGTACTGGAGCACCGTGGTGGACACGCTCTCCATCGCGGGCGTGGCCGCCGCGCTGGCGGGCACGGTGGCCGGGCTGCTGCGCTGGCGATTTCGCGGCCGCTACCGGAGCGGCGCGCGCTCGCCCTACGCGCCGGGCGCCATGCGCTGGCACCACGTGCTGGGCCTGCTGTTCGCCGCCGCCACGATCGCCTGGATCTTCAGCGGCCTGATGTCGATGAACCCCTGGCGGCTGTTCGACAGCGGTGCCCCGCCCCTGCGCACCGAGGCCTACCGGGGCGCCGCGCCGGCGCTGCCCGCGGGTGCCGCCGCGCCGCTGCCCGCGCTGCTGGCGGGCGGCGGGCCCGGCCTGCGCGAGTTGCGCTGGGTGCGCGCCGCAGGGCGCACGCTGGTGCTGGCCTACGGGGCGTCGCCGCAGGCCATGCACATCGCCGACGCCGCCACCGGCGCGCCGGCCGTGCTGGAGGCCCGCGCGCTGCAGGACGCCATCGCGCGCCTCGTGGCCGCGCCGCTGCTGCGCGTGGAGCGCATCGAGCGCTACGACCTCTACCACTACGCCCGCGCAGAACACACCATGACCGGCGGCCCGGCCCGCCCGCTGCCCGTGCTGCGCGCGGTGTTCGCCGATGCGCACGCCACCTGGGTGCACGTGGACCCGGCCACCGGCCTCGTGCTGGGCCGGCTCGACGCGCACCGCCGCGCCAGCCGCTGGCTCTTCGCGCTGCTGCACAGCTGGGACTGGGCGCCGCTGCTGGAGCGCCGCCCACTTTGGGATGCGCTGCTGCTCGCAGGCAGCCTGGGCGGCCTGGCGCTCAGCCTCACGGGCGTGGCGATCGGCGTGCGCCGCCTGCGCCGCATGCACCGCACACGACGCGAATCAAAGACAAATCGCCCTCATGCCGCCGGTTTCATTGAATAG